A section of the Streptomyces sp. Je 1-369 genome encodes:
- a CDS encoding transcriptional regulator → MRAAEPDAVPRAVGAPAVSPLLTRLATERATGAFLRAQGTLYLVDGRVVHAESPAAPGIDVLLTAGGALAAQGWQEVLSAAGTRHEVGRELVASGRVTAGELEMCHLGALFDAAFFVLGAASGPTRFRYGVAHWLGRVRPVPAAALERETLRRRALLDSIWPRPEVDTAPVVPRAPAPGQTVTVRQRALLRLADGVRTPTAIAWALGRPSFHTLIEVRRLAAAGLVEAPGAPEREPVPVALPCPAATECADPDIALLRRVRDALEAL, encoded by the coding sequence CTGCGGGCCGCCGAGCCCGACGCCGTCCCGCGGGCCGTCGGCGCGCCCGCCGTCTCGCCCCTGCTCACCCGGCTCGCCACCGAGCGCGCCACCGGGGCCTTCCTGCGCGCCCAGGGCACCCTCTACCTCGTGGACGGGCGCGTCGTACACGCCGAGAGCCCGGCGGCGCCCGGCATAGACGTCCTGCTCACGGCCGGCGGCGCGCTCGCCGCGCAGGGCTGGCAGGAGGTGCTGTCCGCGGCGGGCACCCGGCACGAGGTGGGCCGCGAGCTCGTCGCCAGCGGCCGGGTCACCGCGGGCGAGCTGGAGATGTGCCACCTCGGCGCGCTCTTCGACGCCGCGTTCTTCGTCCTGGGCGCGGCGAGCGGACCCACCCGGTTCCGTTACGGCGTCGCGCACTGGCTCGGCCGGGTCCGCCCGGTGCCCGCCGCGGCCCTCGAACGCGAGACGCTGCGGCGCCGGGCGCTCCTGGACAGCATCTGGCCCCGGCCCGAGGTCGACACCGCCCCGGTCGTGCCCCGCGCGCCCGCGCCCGGCCAGACCGTCACCGTGCGCCAGCGTGCGCTGTTGCGGCTCGCGGACGGCGTACGGACGCCGACGGCCATCGCCTGGGCCCTCGGCAGGCCCTCGTTCCACACACTGATCGAGGTCAGGCGGCTGGCGGCCGCCGGACTCGTGGAGGCCCCCGGGGCACCGGAGCGGGAGCCGGTTCCGGTGGCTCTCCCCTGCCCGGCCGCGACGGAGTGCGCCGATCCCGACATCGCGCTCCTTCGCCGGGTCCGTGACGCCCTGGAGGCGCTGTGA
- a CDS encoding roadblock/LC7 domain-containing protein — MKFFASWRRAGRRELVAAEADVLGELKRLRTRIPQLRGALTASVDGLLLAQDASDVEAEGVCALTAAALGVALRLSDATHQGGFRELIIRGEQGYVATYAAGSSAVLTLLAEPRINVGRLHLEARRSSALIGELVDAAVDRAEET; from the coding sequence ATGAAGTTCTTCGCGTCCTGGCGGCGCGCAGGGAGGAGAGAGCTGGTGGCTGCCGAAGCCGACGTACTCGGCGAACTGAAACGGCTGCGGACCCGTATTCCCCAGCTCCGCGGCGCCCTGACGGCCAGTGTCGACGGGCTCCTGCTGGCGCAGGACGCCTCGGACGTGGAGGCGGAGGGCGTCTGCGCGCTCACCGCGGCGGCGCTCGGTGTGGCGCTGCGGCTGTCCGACGCCACCCATCAGGGCGGCTTCCGTGAACTGATCATCCGTGGCGAACAGGGCTACGTGGCCACGTACGCGGCCGGTTCGTCCGCCGTGCTGACGCTGCTCGCCGAGCCCCGCATCAACGTGGGCCGGCTGCACCTGGAGGCCCGCCGTTCCAGCGCGCTCATCGGAGAGCTGGTCGACGCCGCCGTCGATCGAGCGGAGGAAACCTGA